In one Rutidosis leptorrhynchoides isolate AG116_Rl617_1_P2 chromosome 8, CSIRO_AGI_Rlap_v1, whole genome shotgun sequence genomic region, the following are encoded:
- the LOC139862465 gene encoding LOW QUALITY PROTEIN: cationic amino acid transporter 5-like (The sequence of the model RefSeq protein was modified relative to this genomic sequence to represent the inferred CDS: inserted 1 base in 1 codon), which produces MDLSQTINDNDRNQVQLQSYWRCSKQDFFPEQSFQNWATYRYALSHTYSRFKDRLLTRSQDSDEIEILRKQSENDMKRCLNWWDLMWFGFGAVIGAGIFVLTGQEANKNAGPAIVLSYVASGFSAMLSVFCYTEFAIEIPVAGGSFAYLRVELGDFAAFVTAGNILLECILGGAAVARSWTSYFTSLLNREPNSLRISTNLTEGYNLLDPIAVVVLAIAATIAMSSTRKTSLLNWIASAINTLVIIFVIIVGFLNADASNMKPFAPYGVEGVFRAAAIVYFAYGGFDTIATMAEETKNPSRDIPLGMLGSMSIITVIYCLMALSLTMMQKYTEIDPNAAYSVAFERVGLKWAKYLVALGALKGMTTVLLVGALGQARYITHIARAHMIPPWFALVHPKTKTPINATLLVTISSACIAFFXSLDILASLLSVSTLFVFMMMAVALIVRRYYVKGVTPRPDLVKLVGFLSVIIGSSIGISACWGLETGWVGYTVTVPLWFLGTLGISLILPQQRTPKTWGVPLVPWLPSLSIATNLFLMGSLGYMAFIRFGICTGIMLLYYVFFGLHATYDMAHHESELKQNVLEEDGRHNP; this is translated from the exons ATGGATTTATCACAAACCATAAATGACAATGATCGTAATCAAGTCCAGTTACAATCATATTGGAGATGCAGCAAACAAGATTTCTTCCCTGAACAATCATTCCAAAACTGGGCTACTTATCGTTACGCTTTATCCCACACCTATTCTCGATTCAAAGATCGATTACTAACTCGATCACAAGACTCCGATGAGATCGAAATACTTCGTAAACAAAGCGAAAACGACATGAAACGTTGTCTAAATTGGTGGGACTTAATGTGGTTCGGTTTTGGTGCAGTCATTGGTGCTGGAATTTTTGTTCTTACTGGCCAAGAAGCCAATAAAAACGCGGGACCCGCTATTGTACTTTCGTACGTAGCATCCGGTTTTTCAGCTATGCTTTCCGTTTTTTGCTACACAGAGTTTGCGATCGAGATCCCAGTTGCTGGGGGCTCGTTCGCGTACCTCAGAGTAGAATTAGGCGATTTCGCCGCTTTCGTTACAGCTGGCAATATTCTTCTTGAATGTATTCTAGGTGGTGCAGCCGTTGCACGATCATGGACGTCATATTTCACGAGTCTTTTAAACCGTGAACCGAATTCTTTACGAATCAGCACAAATCTTACTGAAGGGTACAATCTTTTAGACCCGATTGCGGTTGTTGTACTGGCGATTGCGGCCACAATCGCCATGAGTAGTACACGAAAAACTTCTCTACTAAATTGGATTGCGTCCGCGATTAATACCCTAGTGATTATATTTGTGATAATCGTAGGGTTTTTAAACGCGGACGCTTCAAATATGAAGCCGTTCGCCCCTTATGGGGTCGAAGGTGTCTTTCGAGCTGCAGCTATTGTTTATTTTGCATACGGAGGGTTTGACACGATTGCAACAATGGCAGAAGAAACGAAAAACCCGTCTCGAGACATACCGTTAGGGATGCTCGGGTCAATGTCAATCATCACAGTAATTTATTGCCTAATGGCGCTTTCGTTAACCATGATGCAAAAGTACACGGAAATTGACCCAAACGCGGCCTATTCGGTTGCGTTTGAGAGAGTTGGGTTGAAATGGGCCAAGTATCTTGTGGCTTTAGGTGCACTTAAAGGTATGACCACGGTTCTATTAGTCGGTGCACTTGGTCAAGCCCGATACATAACTCATATCGCGCGAGCCCATATGATTCCACCATGGTTCGCTTTAGTCCACCCGAAGACCAAAACACCAATAAACGCGACATTACTAGTGACAATTTCTAGCGCGTGTATTGCTTTTT CGAGTTTGGACATTTTAGCTAGTTTATTATCCGTAAGTACACTTTTCGTGTTCATGATGATGGCGGTAGCCCTAATTGTAAGAAGATATTACGTAAAAGGGGTTACTCCACGACCCGACTTAGTTAAACTAGTCGGGTTTTTGTCGGTTATAATCGGGTCATCAATAGGGATTTCGGCTTGTTGGGGGTTAGAAACGGGTTGGGTGGGTTACACGGTGACAGTTCCTTTATGGTTTTTAGGGACACTGGGAATCTCGTTAATTTTGCCACAACAACGAACACCGAAAACTTGGGGAGTGCCACTTGTTCCGTGGCTACCCTCGCTTTCGATAGCAACAAATTTGTTTCTAATGGGGTCATTGGGTTATATGGCGTTTATTCGATTTGGAATTTGCACGGGGATTATGCTGCTCTATTATGTGTTCTTTGGACTACATGCTACGTATGATATGGCGCATCACGAGTCAGAATTGAAACAGAATGTTTTGGAGGAAGATGGTAGGCATAACCCGTAG
- the LOC139861137 gene encoding DNA polymerase eta-like → MPIARPETSDSRIIAHVDIDCFYVQVEQRKQPHLRGKPAAVVQYNSWKGGGLIAVGYEARKDGVKRSMRGDEAKKVCPQIHLVQVPVARGKADLTIYRNAGSEVVSILARKGRCERASIDEVYLDLTDAAELMLKETPPESLESIDEEVLKSHVLGLNSNGKDEKETVREWLQQGDADHRDKLLACGALIVAELRLQVLKETEFTCSAGIAHNKMLAKLASGMNKPAQQTIVTSSSVKGLLETLPIKKMKQLGGKLGSSLQTDHGVNTVGDLLQFSEGKLQDFYGVNTGTWLWNIARGISGEEVEGRLLPKSHGSGKTFPGPSALKTLTAVEKWLKELCEELSERLQSDLEKNKRIAHTLTLHANAYKSTDADSHKKFPSKSCPLRYGAVKIQEDALNLFQGGLREYLGSYMGNECGGWGITNLSVSASKIIAIPSGTSSITKYFHCRDQLQSSSEPQNENLPVEDDLSSPIIGAESRHSPLHQTEQKDECGGEGVPTVNDTSGFDQYEPESKEEARGDFAGEAFRLSTGAESCPTSKHNEMKTSLPAKEMKMKCPNDVIRSNDRKRKITTKEKGTSSILKFLQSNSCSSSKQDTKCSSLGGQDQLDMVTTTQTSNRTDIWSYKVDEIDQSVVNELPPEIQEELRSLLRPKKRANMSKDSSSIANYFSPAKNK, encoded by the exons ATGCCGATTGCGCGACCAGAAACGTCTGATTCCAGGATCATTGCTCATGTCGATATTGACTGCTTCTATGTTCAAG TGGAGCAACGGAAACAACCTCATTTGAGAGGTAAACCAGCAGCTGTGGTACAATATAATTCTTGGAAAGGTGGAGGCTTGATTGCTGTCGGTTACGAAGCTAGGAAAGATGGGGTCAAACGGTCAATGCGAGGTGACGAGGCAAAGAAAGTTTGTCCACAAATTCACTTGGTTCAAGTCCCTGTCGCTCGTGGTAAAGCTGACTTGACCATATATCGGAATGCAGGTTCAGAG GTTGTTTCAATTCTAGCAAGAAAAGGGCGATGTGAGCGTGCATCAATTGATGAAGTGTATCTTGATCTTACTGATGCTGCTGAATTAATGCTGAAAGAGACCCCACCTGAAAGTTTGGAAAGTATCGATGAGGAAGTTCTAAAATCACATGTTTTGGGGCTTAATTCG AATGGAAAAGATGAGAAAGAAACTGTGAGAGAATGGTTACAGCAGGGAGATGCTGATCACCGTGATAAACTTTTAGCGTGCGGAGCACTTATTGTCGCCGAACTCAGACTACAAGTTTTAAAGGAGACTGAATTTACATGTTCTGCAGGCATTGCTCATAACAAA ATGCTGGCTAAGTTAGCTAGTGGTATGAATAAACCTGCACAACAAACTATAGTCACTTCTTCATCCGTAAAAGGGCTTCTTGAAACTTTGCCTATAAAGAAAAT GAAACAGCTTGGTGGGAAGCTAGGGAGCTCATTGCAAACTGATCATGGTGTTAATACTGTTGGAGACTTGTTGCAATTTTCTGAAGGAAAACTGCAAGATTTTTACGGTGTAAATACTGG TACATGGTTATGGAATATTGCAAGGGGTATTAGTGGTGAAGAAGTTGAGGGTCGTTTGCTCCCTAAGAGCCATGGGTCCGGGAAGACGTTTCCTGGACCGAGTGCCTTAAAAACTCTCACTGCT GTTGAAAAATGGCTGAAAGAACTGTGTGAAGAATTAAGTGAACGACTTCAGTCTGACCTCGAGAAGAATAAACGCATTGCACATACGCTTACTCTACACGCTAATGCATACAAG TCTACCGATGCGGATTCACATAAAAAGTTCCCTTCGAAATCATGTCCTTTAAGATATGGTGCTGTAAAGATTCAAGAAGATGCTTTAAATCTTTTCCAAGGTGGATTACGTGAATATCTCGGGTCGTATATGGGAAATGAGTGCGGTGGATGGGGAATTACAAATCTTTCTGTTTCAGCTAGTAAAATTATTGCTATTCCATCT ggAACTTCTTCGATCACAAAATACTTTCATTGTCGAGATCAATTACAGTCTTCATCAGAACCACAGAATGAAAATTTGCCAGTCGAAGATGATCTTTCATCCCCAATAATTG GAGCTGAAAGCCGTCATTCACCCTTGCATCAAACTGAACAGAAAGACGAGTGTGGTGGCGAAGGGGTTCCAACCGTAAACGATACCTCCGGTTTTGATCAATACGAGCCTGAATCTAAAGAAGAG GCTCGTGGTGATTTTGCTGGAGAAGCTTTCCGGTTATCAACAG GAGCCGAAAGCTGCCCGACTTCAAAGCACAATGAGATGAAAACAAGCTTACCTGCCAAAGAAATGAAGATGAAGTGCCCTAATGATGTAATAAGATCCAATGATCGTAAAAGGAAGATAACAACAAAAGAAAAG GGAACATCTTCTATCTTGAAATTTCTCCAAAGTAACTCAtgttcttcatcaaagcaagacaCAAAGTGTTCATCATTAG GAGGACAAGATCAGTTGGATATGGTGACTACAACTCAAACTAGCAACAGAACAGATATATGGAGTTACAAGGTAGATGAAATCGACCAATCAGTGGTTAACGAGTTACCACCTGAAATACAAGAAGAACTTCGTTCTTTGCTTCGGCCAAAAAAGCGAGCCAACATGTCAAAAGACAGTTCTAGCATAGCTAATTACTTCAGCCCTGCCAAGAACAAGTAG